The sequence below is a genomic window from Citricoccus muralis.
CTTCGCGTATCACCACAAACATTCGCGAGCTCGAAGGTGCCTTGATCCGTGTCACCGCTTACGCATCATTGAACAAGCAATCCGTCGATATTCCACTGGCGGAGCACGTGTTGAAAGACCTCATCACCGACGATGACGCGCAAGAGATCACTGCTGCCTCGATTCTGAACGAAACGGCGAAGTACTTTGACTTCACCATCGAAGAACTGATGAGCAAGTCTCGGACGCGAACTCTCGTCACGGCGCGACAGATCGCCATGTACCTGCTGCGCGAGCTCACCGAAATGTCCTTGCCGAAGATCGGAAATGAACTCGGAGGACGCGATCACACCACGGTGATGCACGCAGACCGTAAGATCCGCGACTTGATGGCAGAACGCCGGATGATCTACAACCAGGTCACCGAACTGACCAACCGGATCAAACAACAGCAGCGGACGAACTGACGGATAGCCGGAGGAACCTCACCGGCGCCGTCGACTTCATCTCAAGTTAAGCTTGAGGGTCGGTCCACAGGCCAGATTCCCAGGATCACAACGATTCTTGTCATTCGATTTCCACACTCTCCACAACTATCCACAGGTTTCCACAAGCTTTTCTGGCCGCATCCTTCAAGTAGAACTCACAGCTGTGGAAAACGTTGTGGATCATTAAGTGGACCACGCCGGTTAGCTTCGGGATAACCCTGGGGTTCGTTGTGAATCCGGGCGAATCACAAGAATGCGTTATCCCGGATCTCTACACAGCCACCACGAGAGAACTCCACGTCTTGCTCCACATGCAGATCGGGACAAATGGCCGCACCAAGGCGGTTATCCACAGAATCCACAAGAGTTATTAACACTACTGAACCTGTTAAACCTCTTCTGAAGAACAATCTCGGTTCAATGCCCAACGCACTCGAAGTTCACTTCCGAACCTTCACATCGACGATGCATGCCCTTTCCACATCCCGAAATCACAAGAACTCTGCATTCGCGATAAGCTGTCCATGGATTTTTGTGCTTCCCGCGTGATCTCGTGAAAACGTCGGAAGTCTCGAAAGACTGTGTACCCGTAGCGAGAGGCAGATACACCCGTGAAGTTCACTGTTGAACGCGACATCCTGACGGACGCTGTCTCCTGGGCTGCCCGCTCGCTCTCGCCTCGTCCTCCTGTGCCTGTGCTCTCTGGTCTGTTGATCACTGCAAAGGACGGGCTCGTGTCCATCGCGAGCTTTGACTACGAAACCTCTGCGCGGCTTGAAGTCGAAGCCGATATTGAGACCGAAGGCACCATCTTGGTGTCCGGTCGTTTGCTGAACGACATCGTCAAGTCACTTCCTGCTGCACCGGTCACCGTGGAAACCGAGGGTTCCAAGGTAGTTCTCACCTGCCGCAGCTCCCGTTTCGCGCTGGCCACCATGCCCGTAGACGAATACCCAACGCTGCCCTCACTGCCGGAGGTCTCCGGCACCATTGACGGCGCAGCATTCGCTCATGCCGTCAGCCAGGTCACGGTTGCTGCATCGAAGGACGACACTCTTCCGATCCTCACCGCCATCAAGGTCGAGATCGAAGGTGACACCATCACCTTCCTTGCCACGGACCGCTACCGACTCTCGATGAAGGAAATCACCTGGACTCCGAGCGATCCGTCGATTTCCACCTCGGTGTTGGTCAAGTCCCGCACTCTGACGGAAGTTGCCCGATCCTTGGCAGGTGGCGGTGAACTGCAGCTGCGCTTGAGCAACGACGGCACCGGACAAGAACTGATTGGTTTCTCCTCCGGTGGACGCCGCACCACCAGCCTGTTGGTGGATGGCGAATACCCGAAGATCCGGGCACTGTTCCCGGAGTCCAGCCCGATCCACGCCGTCGTCGAGACGTCGCAGTTGGTGGAAGCGGTCCGTCGTGTGGCCCTGGTGGCTGAGCGCAACACTCCGCTGCGCATGGCATTTACCGATGGACAGGTTTCTCTGGATGCCGGAGCTGGAGATGACGCCTCGGCCAATGAGTCGATGCCATGCCAGCTCGATGGCGAAGAAATCACTGTAGCGTTCAACCCCGGGTACTTGAGCGAGGGCCTCAACGTTATCGGCTCCGAGTACGTGCGGTTCGCATTCACCTCCGCTCCCAAACCCGCTCTGCTGACCGGACAGAGCGAACAGGACAACGGTGAAGTGGATGACTACCGCTACCTGGTCATGCCGATCAGGATCACCAGCTGAGCCGGCGGGCTCACCTCACTGGATCACGTGCGGATATCCCATCTCTCACTGACGAACTACCGGTCATACACGCAGCTCGATCTCGAACTGCAGCCCGGCACCAACGTGCTGGTGGGCCGCAATGGCGTCGGCAAAACCAATGTTGCTGAGGCCATCGGCTATGTCAGCACGCATCAATCGCACCGGGTGAGTAATGATGCTCCGCTGGTGCATTTCGGGGCTGATCAGGCTCGGATTCGGACGCGGGTTCACCGGGGTGAGCGCGCCGTCGCCGTCGACTTGGAGATCAACCCGGGGAAATCGAACCGGGTAGCCATCAACCGGGGTGCACCGCAGCGGGCTCGTGAAGGTCTCGGACTGCTGCGGTCGGTGCTTTTTGCCCCGGAGGATCTACAGTTGGTGAACGGGGATCCCGGAGTGCGGCGCCGGTTTCTGGACGATCTCATTGTGCAGATGCGTCCGGCCCTGGGTGGGGCGCGCTCGGAATATGATCGGGTGCTGCGCCAGCGCAATGCCCTGCTGAAGTCAGCGCGCACTTCCGGAAAATGGACCGACGAACACGATGCCACCCTGGCGGTGTGGGATGAGCACTTGGCTGTGACTGGTGCCCGGTTGTTGAATGGGCGGCTGCATGTGTTGCAATTGCTCGCCGAACCGCTCGCTACGGCCTATGCCCATCTCGCGGATGCCAACAAAACCGCTAGTTATCGGTACGACTCCGCGGTTGCTCTGGCGGCCGGACAGCACCAAGACATTCCATCGGAGGCGGAGCTGGCCGAGGCGATGCGCGAGGCATTGCAGGGGCAGCATCGGCTTGAGCGCGATCGCGGGGTCACCCTGGTGGGGCCCCACCGCGACGACGTCATCTTGAATTTGGGTGCGGCCCCCGCGAAGGGTTACGCCTCGCACGGAGAGACGTGGTCGTTATCGCTGGCACTGCGACTGGCCAGCTATGACGTGTTGGTGGCGGATGATGCGGATGAGCATGCACGGCCACTGTTGATTCTCGACGACGTGTTTGCCGAATTGGACGCCACGCGCCGGTTACGCTTGGCGGCCTTGGCGGACCGCGCCGAACAAGTTCTGGTGACGGCGGCCGTCGCCGAGGATTTGCCGGACGAGCTGGAGGGCCCGCGGTTTTTCGTGCAGATGGACGAGGGTGTGAGCAGTATCGGTGAGTCCGGTGGCTGACCCCGAATCAACCTGGGATCTGCCGGCGGATGAAGCCCCGGCGCCCACCGATGTGGATGCCCCGGCGGTGGCCCTCAACCGGGCCCGCCAGGCGGCACAGGCTGCCGGATTCACGGCGGCGTCGGCAAGCCGCCGCACCCGGAAGTTCACCGGTGACGGCCGGGAAGAGAAACCGGCCTCGCGACGTCGTCGTCGTTCCACCCTCGATGCATCACAACAGGGCAAGGATTCTCGGTTGATTGGCGCCGTTTTTGACCGACTCGTGGCCGAACGCGGCTGGGATGAGCCGGTGGCGGTGGGATCGGTGCTGTCTCGGTGGCCCGAACTGGTGGGACCGGATATTGCCGCGCATGCGCAGGTGGAGGAGTTCGACCATGCGCAGGTGGTGATCCGGTGTGATTCCACGGCCTGGGCGACCCAATTGCGGCTGATGACGCCGACGCTACTCGGCCAGCTCGAAGACAAGCTTGGTCCGGGGGTGGTCCGCGAAATCGTGGTGAAGGGACCCTCGGCACCGAGTTGGAAAAAAGGTCCGCGTTCGGTGCGAGGCCGCGGTCCGCGCGACACCTACGGGTGACCGGCTCAGTGGCCCTGTGGCGCTGTGCGAGGCTGACTCCTGCACAGGGATCCATCTGACCGCATCTCAGCGCGGGAAAATGGCCGCTACGGGCCCAGTGAGGCATGTTTATTCACTGAGGACCCCAGAAATTCGGGCCAAACCAGACTCGATCGCGTAGAATAGACGAGTCCCAGTGCCACGAATGAGGAGTCGTTGAACCGACGTGTCCGAAGAACAGTCTGATCAGGCATCGCCGTCCGAAGTACCCGTTGACCAGGATGCGGTTCCGACCCAGCAGGAATCGGCGCTGAGCAAAGTCGAGCATGCCTACGATGCCGGCGATATCACCGTGCTTGAGGGTCTTGAGGCCGTGCGCAAGCGTCCCGGTATGTACATCGGCTCCACCTCCGCCCGCGGCCTGCACCACCTGGTGTACGAAGTGGTCGATAACTCGGTGGATGAGGCGCTGGCCGGCTACTGCGACACCATCGACGTCACGATTCTTGCCGACGGCGGGCTGCGAGTGTCCGATAACGGGCGCGGTATCCCGGTGGATATGCACCCGACCGAGGGCAAGCCGACCGTGGAAGTCGTCATGACCATCCTGCACGCCGGCGGTAAGTTCGGTGGCGGCGGCTACGCGGTCTCCGGCGGTCTGCACGGCGTCGGTATCTCCGTGGTGAACGCGCTGTCGTCGCGCGTGGACACCGAGATTCACCGTCAGGGCAGCGTGTGGCGGATGAGCTTTGCCAACGGTGGCGTCCCTCAGGGTGAACTCGTGAAGGGTGAGGACACCGATCGCACCGGCACCACCCAAACTTTCTACCCGGATGCCAGCATCTTCGAAACCGTCGAGTTCGACTTCGAGACGCTGCGCGCCCGGTTCCAGCAGATGGCGTTCCTCAACAAGGGACTGCGCATCACCCTCACCGATGAGCGCGAGCTGGAATCCAACGACGTCGCATCCGATGAGATCGCCGGAGCCAGCAGCGCCGATCAGCCCGATGAGGCCGGGATTGCCGAGGGCAGCGCTGCGGAAGGAACCGCTGAGCGTACCCTGCGCCGGGTCGACTACCTCTACGAGGACGGTCTGCTCGACTACGTCAAGCACTTGAACTCCTCCAAGCGCGCCGAACTCGTCCACGACGACGTCATCGCCTTCGAATCGGAGGACACCGACCAGAAGATCGCCGTCGAGGTGGCGATGCAGTGGACCACCGCCTATTCGGAGTCGGTGCACACCTACGCCAATACGATTAACACCCACGAGGGTGGCACCCACGAAGAGGGCTTCCGGGCGGCGATGACCTCGCTGATCAACCGCTACGCTCGCAACAAGGAACTGCTCAAGGCCAAGGATGAGAACCTCTCCGGTGAGGACATCCGCGAGGGCCTGACCGCGGTGATCTCCGTGAAGCTCTCGGAGCCGCAGTTCGAGGGCCAGACCAAGACGAAGCTCGGTAACTCCGAAGCGCGCGGATTCGTGCAGAAAGTGGTTACCGAGGAACTCGGCGACTGGCTGGAACGCAATCCGAATCTGGCGCGTGACATCGTGCGCAAGGCCCAGCTGGCCTCGCAGGCACGACTGGCCGCCCGCAAGGCGCGCGACAACGCCCGTCGTAAGTCTCCGCTGGAATCTTTCGGCATGCCCGGCAAGCTGGCGGACTGCTCCTCGAAGAATCCGAACGAGTGTGAGGTCTACATCGTGGAGGGTGACTCCGCGGGTGGTTCTGCCAAGCGCGGGCGCAATCCCGCCACCCAGGCGATTCTGCCCCTGCGCGGCAAGATCCTCAACGTAGAGCGGGCCCGATTGGACCGCGCACTCGGCAACGCTGAGGTGCAGTCGATGATCACCGCTTTCGGAACGGGCATTGGCGAAGAATTCGATATCACCAAGCTGCGGTATCACAAGATCGTGCTGATGGCCGATGCCGACGTCGATGGTCAGCACATCACCACCCTGCTGCTCACCGTGCTGTTCCGGTACATGCGCCCGCTGATCGAGCAGGGCTACGTGTTCCTGGCGCAGCCGCCGCTGTACCGCATCAAGTGGTCCAACGCCCCGCACGACTACGTGTTCACCGACGCTGAACGCGATGCCGCCGTCGAGGCCGGTTCTGCCCGCGGCTGGCGCTACCCCAAGGAGAACGGCATCCAGCGCTACAAGGGCCTGGGTGAGATGGACTACAAGGAACTGTGGGACACCACCATGGATCCGGAGCACCGCACCCTGCTGCAGGTCACCATGGATGACGCTGCCGCCGCCGATGAGATCTTCTCCATGTTGATGGGCGAAGACGTCGAATCGCGACGCAACTTCATCCAGCAGAACGCCAAGGACGTGCGCTTCCTCGACATCTGATCGAGCAACCGAAGCCCCACCTCCCCCACGACGAGCATCAAGGACTTTCACGCGTGAGCGACGAACAGACCCCGGACACCCCCGAGGAACCGAACCAGAACCCCCAGCAGCCCGATGACGAGGGCCGCAGCGAGATCGTGGTCGGTTCCCCGATCGACGCCGGAGACAAGGTCGAACAGGTCGACCTGAACACCGAAATGAAGCGGTCCTAC
It includes:
- a CDS encoding DUF721 domain-containing protein, which translates into the protein MADPESTWDLPADEAPAPTDVDAPAVALNRARQAAQAAGFTAASASRRTRKFTGDGREEKPASRRRRRSTLDASQQGKDSRLIGAVFDRLVAERGWDEPVAVGSVLSRWPELVGPDIAAHAQVEEFDHAQVVIRCDSTAWATQLRLMTPTLLGQLEDKLGPGVVREIVVKGPSAPSWKKGPRSVRGRGPRDTYG
- the gyrB gene encoding DNA topoisomerase (ATP-hydrolyzing) subunit B encodes the protein MSKVEHAYDAGDITVLEGLEAVRKRPGMYIGSTSARGLHHLVYEVVDNSVDEALAGYCDTIDVTILADGGLRVSDNGRGIPVDMHPTEGKPTVEVVMTILHAGGKFGGGGYAVSGGLHGVGISVVNALSSRVDTEIHRQGSVWRMSFANGGVPQGELVKGEDTDRTGTTQTFYPDASIFETVEFDFETLRARFQQMAFLNKGLRITLTDERELESNDVASDEIAGASSADQPDEAGIAEGSAAEGTAERTLRRVDYLYEDGLLDYVKHLNSSKRAELVHDDVIAFESEDTDQKIAVEVAMQWTTAYSESVHTYANTINTHEGGTHEEGFRAAMTSLINRYARNKELLKAKDENLSGEDIREGLTAVISVKLSEPQFEGQTKTKLGNSEARGFVQKVVTEELGDWLERNPNLARDIVRKAQLASQARLAARKARDNARRKSPLESFGMPGKLADCSSKNPNECEVYIVEGDSAGGSAKRGRNPATQAILPLRGKILNVERARLDRALGNAEVQSMITAFGTGIGEEFDITKLRYHKIVLMADADVDGQHITTLLLTVLFRYMRPLIEQGYVFLAQPPLYRIKWSNAPHDYVFTDAERDAAVEAGSARGWRYPKENGIQRYKGLGEMDYKELWDTTMDPEHRTLLQVTMDDAAAADEIFSMLMGEDVESRRNFIQQNAKDVRFLDI
- the recF gene encoding DNA replication/repair protein RecF (All proteins in this family for which functions are known are DNA-binding proteins that assist the filamentation of RecA onto DNA for the initiation of recombination or recombinational repair.), which encodes MRISHLSLTNYRSYTQLDLELQPGTNVLVGRNGVGKTNVAEAIGYVSTHQSHRVSNDAPLVHFGADQARIRTRVHRGERAVAVDLEINPGKSNRVAINRGAPQRAREGLGLLRSVLFAPEDLQLVNGDPGVRRRFLDDLIVQMRPALGGARSEYDRVLRQRNALLKSARTSGKWTDEHDATLAVWDEHLAVTGARLLNGRLHVLQLLAEPLATAYAHLADANKTASYRYDSAVALAAGQHQDIPSEAELAEAMREALQGQHRLERDRGVTLVGPHRDDVILNLGAAPAKGYASHGETWSLSLALRLASYDVLVADDADEHARPLLILDDVFAELDATRRLRLAALADRAEQVLVTAAVAEDLPDELEGPRFFVQMDEGVSSIGESGG
- the dnaN gene encoding DNA polymerase III subunit beta — encoded protein: MKFTVERDILTDAVSWAARSLSPRPPVPVLSGLLITAKDGLVSIASFDYETSARLEVEADIETEGTILVSGRLLNDIVKSLPAAPVTVETEGSKVVLTCRSSRFALATMPVDEYPTLPSLPEVSGTIDGAAFAHAVSQVTVAASKDDTLPILTAIKVEIEGDTITFLATDRYRLSMKEITWTPSDPSISTSVLVKSRTLTEVARSLAGGGELQLRLSNDGTGQELIGFSSGGRRTTSLLVDGEYPKIRALFPESSPIHAVVETSQLVEAVRRVALVAERNTPLRMAFTDGQVSLDAGAGDDASANESMPCQLDGEEITVAFNPGYLSEGLNVIGSEYVRFAFTSAPKPALLTGQSEQDNGEVDDYRYLVMPIRITS